TGTCGTCGGCGCCCCGGTCGAGCAGGGCCGCGTCGCCCGCCGCCACGCCCGCCACGATCAGCAGCGGGTCGAGCTCGCTGCGCCGGCTGCGGACGTCGCTGACCGCCCTGATCAGCTCTATGCCGCCGTTCTCCCGGCTCACCCGGCGCAGGAACAGCACCGGCGGGCGGGTCCGCTTGAACCCCCTCAGGTCCCAGCTGCGGCGCCGGTGGTTGTCCCGTAAGTCCTCGAAGAGCGCCAGCACGTACAGCTGCAGGGGGAACGGGCCGCCCTCGCGCATGGCCTCGGCCACGTCGTAGGCCCGGGCCGCGATGGCACGCCAGGAGTGGACGGGCCGCAGCAGCCGCACGCTCGTCGACTGACGGCGGGCGGCGGACTGGAGGAACGTGGTGGTCAGGAACCACCGGCTCTCCGCGCGCAGCCACAGGAAGAGGGGAGCGCGTCCGGGCACGTGGTTGAGGCCGGCGAGGAGGATCATCAGGCCGATGCCCGCCAGGACGGCGACGTACCACTCGGGGCGGGTGAGCAGCGCGGTGAAGGCACCCAGGACACCCATGGGGAGGAACTGCTGCACGTCACTGAGCAGCATCTGCCGGTTCCGCCGCGAGGGTCTGCGGGGGCGCCAGCGCTGCCGGGCGAGGATGCGCAGCAGATGTGTCTGGGCCCGCTCCCGCTGGGCGTTGCCGTCCGGGGTGCCGGAGGCGGCGGTCGGCCAGTGCTCCCGCATCTCCGGGTCGTCGGTGGCCTCCTGGATCGCGCGCACCAGGTTGAGGCGGGGGAAGGAGTAGGGCCGGTAGGAGGCGGACCGGCCGCCCCACTTCCGGGGATCGCCGAGGTCGCACAGGAGCCGCGCGGCCCGGGCGGTCGGATCGAGGTCCCCCTGCTGCGGTTCGGTCGGGGCGACGGCCAGGCGCGTGCCGTGCCGCCGCTGCCCTTCGCCCAGCTCGTCGACGAGTTCGGTGACCCGGCCGTCGTCGGCGGACTCCTCGGCGTGCAGCACGATCACCGGCATCGGAGGATCACTGGTCCGGAAGTCCAGGATCAGGGACTCCAGCTGTCGCTGGACGTCGATCCCCGCCTCGGTCGACATGCCCGGGTGTCCGCCCGGGCAGTCCTGAGGGACATTGTGGTCACGGCCGTGCATGGACACCCCCCGTGGTCGTAAGACACATGTGCCGCACGCGCTTTGTGAGGATAACGCCCGCCCCTGACAACCGTCCCGGTGCGACCGGAGGTCCGTCGGCGCGGTGACGCCCCGGCCGGTGGTGTCGTCACCGGGTGGCGATGTCACGCGATCGGGTGATGCTGTGCGATATGGGCACCTGCGCGGCGGGCGGTCCGTTCGATCCGGTGATGGGGACATCCCCGAGCACGCGCGACGACAACGACGACAACGACCACCGGAGCACATCGTGAGCCTGCACTTCCACCGCAACCCCGACGGCACGACGACGGGGCGCAACGACGCCAACGGCTTCACCGTGACGCACGACGAAGAGGAGGAGGTGAAGCGGCAGTTGTACGAGGACGCGGGGTGGGAGTACACGCCGCCACCGCCCCCGGTGCCACCCGGGTTCCACCGGTTCGCCCTGGTGCACGACGAGTTCGGGGACACCGGGTTCACGGACGAGCGGTACGCGGGGCTGCGGGCACGTCCGCCCGAGGGATGCGTGCCGGTCGACCGGGGGTGCTTCGCACTGCGGTGCGAGCGGCCGGGGCGGACGCTCGTGGACGCGGTGGCCGGCACGGTCGCGGAGGTCCGCCGCGAGCACGGGCTGGTGATGAACGGCCTGGGCGTCGAGAAGCCCGAGGAGTGGTACGACGCCGGCCACAAGAACGGATACGCGGCGGAGATCGTCGCCCACCTGGTGCTCATGGCGGCCGACCGGGCCCGCCGGCTCGGATACGGACGCAGGGAGGTGGTCCGGCTGCTCGACGCGACGGGCATCGACCAGGCAGCGGGGTGAGGGGAGGAGGCCGGGGCACTTGCAGCGGGCCGGCCCGCGCCCCCGGCCGGCCGTCAGCCCGCGACCAGTTCCCGCCGCACCTCGGGTACGGCCGGCGCCGTCGCCACGCGCGACGTCCGCCACAGCCACAGCACGTCCCGGCCGAACGACCACACCAGCAGCCCCAGCGCCAGCGCCACCACACCGGCGTTGACCGCGTGCGGCAGCAGGGCCGCCCCGGACACCAGCAGCAGCACGCCCTGCAGCGCCGCCACCGTCTTGCGGGCCGTGCTCGGCGGGAGCGGGGCGGTCAGCCAGGGCCAGACACGCGCCGCGGCCACGAACACATACCGCATACCGCCGATCAGGAGCACCCATGGACCCATCGCCATCGACACGTACACACTCAGCACCAGGATCAGGAACGCGTCCACCTCCATGTCGAAGCGGGCGCCGAGCGGAGTCGACGTACCGGTCCTGCGGGCCACCTTGCCGTCCACGCCGTCCAGGACCAGGGCGACGGCGGTCAGACCGACGAAGAGGGTGACGGGCGGCGCGTCCTGGAACGAGTCGGCGACCAGCGCGGTCACACCGCCGACGAGGGTGGCCCGGCCGAGGGTGACCCGGTTCGCCGCGCCGAAGGAGCGCAGCCCGGACCGCTGCAGGGCCCGGGAGAGCACCGCCCAGGTGGCGACCGCGAACGCGAGGCCGGTCAGCCAGCCCGCCGGGCCCATGCCGATCGCCGTGCCGATCAGGGCCAGCAACAGGATCTGTACACCCGCCCCCACGGCGGTCTCCTGGTGTACGGGCCTCGCGTCGTAACTGTTGTTCAGGGCCACCGAGCATCCTCCGGCCGTATGACAGAGTCGATCAACGCCGCTACCTTGTGCGCGGCCTGTGCACCACTCGGTACGCGTGCAGCTTCCCGATCGTTCAGGAGGACTCCGATGAACCGCACCGCACGTGCGTTCTGGCTCGACTCGCCCGGCCGGGGGACGATCCGCGAGGTCACCCTGCCCGAGCCCGGCGCGGACGAAGTGCTGGTGCGCTCGCTCTTCTCCGGGGTGAGCCGCGGCACGGAGACCCTCGTCTTCCGGGGCGGCGTGCCGGAGAGCCAGCACGCCGTCATGCGGGCGCCGTTCCAGGAGGGCGACTTCCCGGCCCCCGTGAAGTACGGCTACCTCAACGTGGGCGTGGTGGAGGAGGGACCGGAGGCGCTCGCCGGGCGGACCGTGTTCTGCCTGTACCCGCACCAGACGCGGTACGTCGTTCCGGCCGCCGCCGTCACCCCCCTGCCCGACGGCGTGCCCGCCGGGCGGGCCGTCCTCGCCGGCACCGTGGAGACCGCCGTCAACGCCCTGTGGGACGCGGCGCCGCTGGTCGGCGACCGCATAGCCGTCGTCGGCGGCGGCATGGTCGGCTGCTCCGTGGCCGCGCTGCTGGCACGGTTCCCGGGCGTACGGGTGCAACTGGTCGACGCCGACCCGGCCCGCGCGAAGACCGCCGAGGCGCTCGGCGCCGGCTTCGCGCTGCCCGGCGACGCCCTCGGCGACTGCGACCTGGTCGTCCACGCCAGCGCCACCGAGCAGGGACTGAGCCGCGCCCTCGAACTGCTCCGCCCCGAGGGCACCGTCGTCGAACTGAGCTGGTACGGCGACCGCCCGGTGAGCCTCCCGCTGGGCGAGGCCTTCCACTCCCGGCGGCTCGTCCTCCGCAGCAGCCAGGTCGGCACGATCTCCCCGGCCCGCGCGAACCGCAGCTACGCCGACCGGCTCGCCCTCGCCCTCGACCTGCTCGCCGACCCCGCCCTCGACGCCCTGATCACCGGCGAATCCGCCTTCGAGGAGCTGCCTGACGCCATGCCCCGCCTCGCCTCCGGCGAGATCCCCGCCCTCTGCCACCGCGTGCGCTACACCGACCCGGACCGGGACACACACGCCTGACCTCAGAAAAGACGTAGCGGACGCTGAACAGGGGAAGACAGTCAGCCGTACTACACGGCATCCCCGGCGGAGATCGGCCCGGGGAGCAGACGCGCCGCACCTGGAGGGTCGTCCGTTGTTCAGCATCACCGTCCGCGATCACATCATGATCGCCCACAGCTTCCGCGGCGAGGTCTTCGGACCGGCCCAGCGCCTCCACGGGGCCACGTTCCTCGTGGACGCGACGTTCCGG
The Streptomyces fungicidicus DNA segment above includes these coding regions:
- a CDS encoding CDP-alcohol phosphatidyltransferase family protein, with the translated sequence MALNNSYDARPVHQETAVGAGVQILLLALIGTAIGMGPAGWLTGLAFAVATWAVLSRALQRSGLRSFGAANRVTLGRATLVGGVTALVADSFQDAPPVTLFVGLTAVALVLDGVDGKVARRTGTSTPLGARFDMEVDAFLILVLSVYVSMAMGPWVLLIGGMRYVFVAAARVWPWLTAPLPPSTARKTVAALQGVLLLVSGAALLPHAVNAGVVALALGLLVWSFGRDVLWLWRTSRVATAPAVPEVRRELVAG
- a CDS encoding zinc-dependent alcohol dehydrogenase codes for the protein MNRTARAFWLDSPGRGTIREVTLPEPGADEVLVRSLFSGVSRGTETLVFRGGVPESQHAVMRAPFQEGDFPAPVKYGYLNVGVVEEGPEALAGRTVFCLYPHQTRYVVPAAAVTPLPDGVPAGRAVLAGTVETAVNALWDAAPLVGDRIAVVGGGMVGCSVAALLARFPGVRVQLVDADPARAKTAEALGAGFALPGDALGDCDLVVHASATEQGLSRALELLRPEGTVVELSWYGDRPVSLPLGEAFHSRRLVLRSSQVGTISPARANRSYADRLALALDLLADPALDALITGESAFEELPDAMPRLASGEIPALCHRVRYTDPDRDTHA